The Lutibacter sp. A64 genome segment TCAACGTAAAATTTAGTAGAGATTATAGCAGGTATATAGATCCAGATTATAAAACGCTTAAAGGTGCTTTGGATAATAAATATTATCAAAATGAATTTTATACTTCTTTGGTAAATCAATATGAGATTAAAAATTGGTGGGATGTATCTATCGCAACCGATTTTTCAATAAATACGCTCGATGCAAACTTATATCGTTTCCCATATCCTACACGGTATTCATATTTAGGAGCCTTGTCTAGCCAAATGAATTGGGAACGGATTGATATTCAAGCAAACCTATTAGGTGCTTATATTGATGAGCAGGTAAAATACTACCAACAAGGCGATAGCCAAAGTGTTTTTTGCCCTGTATTATCAGTTTCTTATGAACCGTTTGACACAAATAAATTCAGAATAAGAGCATTTTATAAAGAGTCTTTTCGGATGCCTACATTTAATGATTTGTACTACACTTTTGTTGGTAACAGTTCTTTACGGCCAGAATTTACCACGCAGTATGATTTTGGTATAACTTATATACTTGAACCAAATGAACTTGTACAGTCAATTTCTTTTCAAGCCGATGTGTATTACAATCGTGTTAAAGATAAAATTGTAGCAATGCCTTCTTCTAATCTTTTCCGTTGGACAATGATGAATCTTGGAGAGGTTGAAATAAAAGGTTTGGAAGTAAATGCAAACTTAGGGCTTCAATTACCTGAAAATATACTGTTTGATTTAGGTGTTAATTATACTTTTCAACAAGCAATAGACATTACACCAGGTGGTACAACTTATGGAGACCAAATACCATACACCCCAAAACATAGCGGAACGTTAACTTCAACTATAAATTGGGAAAACTGGCAAATGAATTACAGTTTTATATATACAGGTGAACGTTATAGTCAAAAAGCGAATATTCCAGTAAACTATGTAAAGCCTTGGTATACGAGCGATTTAGCGCTTAACTGGGAAGGCGATTTTTTGAAGTTACCAATAAAAGTGGGATTGGAAGTAAATAATGTATTCAATCAATATTATGATGTAGTACTTAATTTTCCAATGCCTGGAAGAAATTACCGTTTTAATCTATCATTAAATTTTTAATAAATAACTACAATGAAAAAAAATTACAATTTTTGGTTAGTACTAGCTTTGTCTACTATTGCTTTAACTGCTTGTCGAGAAGATGATTTAATAATTTCTGAAGAGGAAGAAATATTGCCACCAGAAATAGTTACATCTGTTGAGGGATTTTATTTACTAAATGAAGGGAATATGAATATGAATAAAGCTTCACTCGATTATTACGATTATGAATCAGGAATTTATAGGCGTAATGTTTATGGAGAGGCAAATCCAGAATCTACTTTAGGTTTGGGAGATGTTGGTAACGACATTGCAATTTATGGCTCAAAACTATATGCTGTAATTAACAATTCTAATAAGGTAGAGGTTATGGATGTTAAAACTGCTGAACGCATTAAAGTAATTGACGTTAAAAATTGTAGATACCTTACCTTTTCTAATGGAAAAGCTTATGTTAGTGCTTATGATGGTGAAGTTGCTTTAGGAAATACTGCTGCCAATGGATTTGTTGCAGAAATTGATACTACATCGTTAGCTATAACTAGAACAGTAGAAGTAGGAAGACAGCCCGAAGAAATAGCTGTTGTTGGCGAAAAACTTTATGTTGCTAATTCTGGAGGTTACAGCCCACCAAATTACGAACGAACCGTTTCTGTAATTGAGCTTAATTCATTTACAAAAATTAATGATATAGATGTTGCAATAAATCTTCACCGTCTTAAAGCAGATGAAGATGGTGATTTGTATGTAAGCTCTCGTGGAGATTATTTTGAAAACCCTTCAAAATTATTTGTAATTGATACAGAAACAGATACTGTTAAAAACAGTTTCGATATTGCCTGCGCTAATTTAACAATTGCCGGAGATACGGCTTATATAATAGGATCAGAATTTAGCTACACTACATTCGATTGGACAATCAACTATTCTATGTTAGATGTAAAAACCGAAACGCTGCTTAGTGAAAGTTTTTTACCAGCAGAAGTTAGTGATGCCATAAAAACGCCATACGGTATTGCAGTAGATCCAATCTCTTCAAATATTTATATAACAGATGCTGGAGACTATGTTTCTCCAGGAACGCTTTATTGTATTGATAATAATGGTAATACCAAATTTACCGTAGCAACTGGAGATATTCCTGCACATTTTGCTTTTGAATTTAAAACAACAATAATAAACCAATAAACATGAAAAAAACAGTATTTTTATTAAGTACAATCTTATTACTATCAGGTTGTTACAAAGATGATATTAACGATTTAAAAGATGACGTTAATGAACTACAAGAACAAATGATTCAATATGAAACCTTGCTTAATGCATTAAGTGAAAGATTATATGTTGAAAGTTATGAAGCACAAGACGGAAGTTATGTAATTAATATGAGCGATGGCTCTCAACTTTTAGTTCGTAATACTTCTTCTTTTATAGAAATTGGAGATAATGGTAACTGGTGGATCGACGGTGTAGACTCTGGAGAGGTTGCAAAAGGAGAGACAGGAGAAGCTCCTGAAATAAAAATAGGTGATAATGGTAATTGGTTTATAGATAATGTAGATACGGGTGCTTCTGCTTCTGGACAAGACGGAAAAGATGCTTCAGATATAATATCTATTTCTTTAGCCAATGGTATTATGAGTTTTACCTTTGCTGATGGACGTACAATTAGTATAGAAGCAAGTGTTCCAGAAATAAAACTTATTGAACCAGTAGGAGGTATTGTTGTAGATCAGATGCAATGGTTACGTATTGCTCCAGAAGTAAGCTCTTCAAGTGAAGTAACTTACCAATGGTTGATTGATGATGAAGAAATTGCTACTACTAACGATTTATTACATGTATTTGCTAAAGAAGGAACTTTTTATTTAGAGTTTATAGCTAAAAATATGGTAGGTGAAAGTTCTAAAATAATTGCAGTAACTGTTGCAGCTAAAACCTATGAAAATAAAATAACTCAAGTTTTTGATTTTTTACCTGCTCCAGGACAGTTCACAAACTCTTTACCAGCAGCTACAGCCGAAGATACAGATGAAACAATGAGAGTTTTAGCAGAAAGTAAACTAACATCTGGAAGTATGATTAGCCTTGGTGGATTTGGTGGTTATGTAGAAATGGGATTTGACCATACAATTGTTAATAAAGAAGGTAATGATTTTGTAGTGCTAGGAAATGCTTTTTCTACTTGGGCAGAGCCAGGAATTATAATGGTATCATACGATGCTAATGCAAATGGAATAGCAGATGATGAATGGTACGAAATTGCGGGTTCTGAACACAATAAGGCGACTACAATTAAAAATTATGAGATCACTTATTACAAACCAGAAGCTGAGCCTGAAAATGCAACTGAACCAAATTATATTAGATGGACAGATAACCAAGGAGAAGAGGGTTATATTGCTAAAAATGCTTTTCATCAACAATCATATTATCCAATGTGGAAAGGAGAAACTATTACTTTTAAAGGGACATACCTAAAATCTAATATTTATGATCAGTCTGGAAAAGGAACTTATTGGGTAAACCCAGCTTACGATTGGGGTTACGCAGATAATTGGAGTAATAATGATGAAAAAGGTCAAATAGATATTAGTTGGGCAGTTAATAATGAAGGTGAATTAGTAGATCTTAAAGGTATAGATTTTGTAAAAGTATACAGTGCAAACCAAGCTGCTGGTGGTTGGTTAGGAGAGGTTTCAACTGAAGTAACTGGATTTAAAGATTTAAATTTAGAATAAACAAGGAATTTGAAAATCTAATTTTGATGTTAATAAACTTGTAAAGTGTAAAATTAGAGCTACAAAAAATCCCGAACAATTTAATTTGTTCGGGATTTTTAAAATTAAAAAAAATTAAAAACTTATTCTTGTTCTAAATATTTCTCCATTATTGTAATCGCTGATTCTGAAATAACAGTACCAGGACCAAATACAGCAGCTACTTTTCTTTCGAATAAGTAATCGTAGTCTTGAGCTGGAATAACTCCACCTGCAAATACCATAATATCAGGTCTGCCTAGTTTTTCTAATTCTTCAATTAATTGAGGAATTAATGTTTTATGACCCGCAGCTAAACTGGATGCGCCAACAAAGTGAACATCGTTTTCAATAGCTTGTTTTGCAACTTCTTCAGGAGTTTGGAATAAAGATCCCATATCCACATCAAAACCTAAATCAGCGAAACTAGATGCAACTACTTTTGCACCTCTAT includes the following:
- a CDS encoding YncE family protein, with protein sequence MKKNYNFWLVLALSTIALTACREDDLIISEEEEILPPEIVTSVEGFYLLNEGNMNMNKASLDYYDYESGIYRRNVYGEANPESTLGLGDVGNDIAIYGSKLYAVINNSNKVEVMDVKTAERIKVIDVKNCRYLTFSNGKAYVSAYDGEVALGNTAANGFVAEIDTTSLAITRTVEVGRQPEEIAVVGEKLYVANSGGYSPPNYERTVSVIELNSFTKINDIDVAINLHRLKADEDGDLYVSSRGDYFENPSKLFVIDTETDTVKNSFDIACANLTIAGDTAYIIGSEFSYTTFDWTINYSMLDVKTETLLSESFLPAEVSDAIKTPYGIAVDPISSNIYITDAGDYVSPGTLYCIDNNGNTKFTVATGDIPAHFAFEFKTTIINQ
- a CDS encoding PL29 family lyase N-terminal domain-containing protein: MKKTVFLLSTILLLSGCYKDDINDLKDDVNELQEQMIQYETLLNALSERLYVESYEAQDGSYVINMSDGSQLLVRNTSSFIEIGDNGNWWIDGVDSGEVAKGETGEAPEIKIGDNGNWFIDNVDTGASASGQDGKDASDIISISLANGIMSFTFADGRTISIEASVPEIKLIEPVGGIVVDQMQWLRIAPEVSSSSEVTYQWLIDDEEIATTNDLLHVFAKEGTFYLEFIAKNMVGESSKIIAVTVAAKTYENKITQVFDFLPAPGQFTNSLPAATAEDTDETMRVLAESKLTSGSMISLGGFGGYVEMGFDHTIVNKEGNDFVVLGNAFSTWAEPGIIMVSYDANANGIADDEWYEIAGSEHNKATTIKNYEITYYKPEAEPENATEPNYIRWTDNQGEEGYIAKNAFHQQSYYPMWKGETITFKGTYLKSNIYDQSGKGTYWVNPAYDWGYADNWSNNDEKGQIDISWAVNNEGELVDLKGIDFVKVYSANQAAGGWLGEVSTEVTGFKDLNLE
- a CDS encoding TonB-dependent receptor; the protein is MFLCNKRLLCLISVGVLLQTLGLLLNPIYAQNKSSEEKVNLKLDSIKRIALDEVVLTATKRKFKIASPMPAQVLSGQQLEKMNSLSVADAIRYFSGVQLKDYGGVGGIKTINVRSLGSAHTAVFYDGMTVGNAQNGQVDLGKYSLDNIESISLYNGQKSSIFQPARGFFSSNTLFLQTKVPDFSETEKTHLRTTFKTGSFGLFNPAVFFQHKLSDKISLSASAEWVKADGEYKYRYSKDNGYDTIAVRQNGDITALRSEVSLHAKLKKGGRAMLKAYIYDSERGLPGAIVANRYEHVQRQWDTNFFVHGSLQNSYFNKHELLFNVKFSRDYSRYIDPDYKTLKGALDNKYYQNEFYTSLVNQYEIKNWWDVSIATDFSINTLDANLYRFPYPTRYSYLGALSSQMNWERIDIQANLLGAYIDEQVKYYQQGDSQSVFCPVLSVSYEPFDTNKFRIRAFYKESFRMPTFNDLYYTFVGNSSLRPEFTTQYDFGITYILEPNELVQSISFQADVYYNRVKDKIVAMPSSNLFRWTMMNLGEVEIKGLEVNANLGLQLPENILFDLGVNYTFQQAIDITPGGTTYGDQIPYTPKHSGTLTSTINWENWQMNYSFIYTGERYSQKANIPVNYVKPWYTSDLALNWEGDFLKLPIKVGLEVNNVFNQYYDVVLNFPMPGRNYRFNLSLNF